The Bacteroidia bacterium genomic interval TCAATGCCTGATAATATGCAGGATCGGTTTGGATAGCCTGCTTGCAAAAAGCCTTGGCCTCAGGAACCTTTCCTTTTTCAAAAGCAGCCTCAGCCTTGCTATAAAAGGCCATAGCTTCAGTTGAACCAGATTGGGAGAAATTTTGTGCTAAAAGGGGGGAAACTAAGCAAGTCAATAGAATGACCAGTGAATATTTCATGTGCGGATTGCCTGTTGGGTTTTAAGAATGTTTTGAATTACAATAGGCAAGGTTTTACAGTAGAAAGCTAGTATCAAGCCAAGCTTTTTCCAAACCATTAGCACGGGAACGGCTACAATGGCTTCCTTAATGGTCAGGAAGTCATGTAATATTTCGTAAATAATCAGGTAATTTTCAGAAATGAGAAAAGCTCTACTGTAGACTTCTTCTCTTGACCAGATAATCTGTCAGAACTTTATCGTAGGATTGCTTGATATCCACTTCTACGAAGTCTATGCTAAACTCATAGCAACGCTGTTTAAAACGAGCTTTAAAGGCTTTCATCATTTCCTGGTACTTGCCACGAATCTGGTTAGGCAGGACTTCAATTTTTTCGCCACTTTCCAAATCTTTCAGAATGATAGGACGATTGGGGAATTCAAAATTTTCCTCTGTATCCCGATCCAGTAAATGAAAAACCAGGACCTCATGTTTTTCATGACGAAGGTGTTGAAGGGCCTTAAAAAGCTCATCTCCATCTTCTATCTGGTTAAACAAATCCGTAATCAGCACCACAAAAGATCTCCGATTGAATTTTCTCGCTACCGTATGCAGGATTTTGGCGGTGGCAGTTCTTTTGGTGAATTGGGTTGCACTTTGAACTACTTCTTCCAACTTCTTGAAGATGGGCACCAACCAGGAGTAACGAGATTTTGCGGGTGCAAAAAAGGTAATTTCTTCATCAAAAAGAGTCATTCCTGCAGCATCTCTTTGATTGATCATGAGGTATTGAAGGGCAGCAGAAAGATAAGCCCCATACTCCATTTTACTCATGCCTTTTTGTGGGTACCGCATGGAATCACTCACATCCAAAACCACCTGACAACGCAGGTTAGTTTCTTCCTCAAAACGTTTCGAAAAAAGTTTATTGGTCTTGCCATATACCTTCCAGTCGATATTCTTCAATGACTCGCCTGGATTATAAGGTCTATGTTCTGCAAATTCTACAGAAAATCCGTGATAGGGACTTTTGTGCATCCCTGTGATAAAACCCTCAACGATAAGCTTGGCTTTGATCTCAATATTCTTTAGTCGGCTTACTACAAGCGGATCAAGGTATTTTATGGCGGATTTCTGCATAGTTTAAAGGTACGAGGAATTTCTGGGAAGTGTTCACGTATTCTGCTGTACATGAATTCTGGAAAAATTACGAGAACACGAGAACACAGGAGCTATAGCTCCGATATCTGCTGCATCACCTGGCTCTTCTTACGACTACTGACTGGCACATTAGAATCATCTGCCATGACGATATACCCACCATCGATCTTCACGAATTCACGAATGTACTCAGTATTGACCAGGTGGGATTGATGGACGCGCATGAAACCAGAATCGCTCAGCATGCCATCAAATTCTTTCAGGGTTTTGGTAACGAGCAATTGCCGACCTCCTTTGAAATAGAAGATGGTATAATTAGTACTGGATTCGCAGCGAATGATTTCCGACAAATGGACGACATGAATCTTTTCCAGGGTGTTGAGTGCCAGACGATTCATAGGTTTTTTCTCCTTTACATTGTCCAAAAGGAGGTCTAGTCGTTCTTGTTGGCTTCCCAGGGACTTACGGGCCTTTTCTACGGCAGCCAAAAGATCATCAGGGTCTATGGGTTTGAGAAGATAATCAATGGCTGAAAAACGAAAAGCCTGGATTGCATAGGCATCCGAAGCAGTAGTAAAGATGACACCGAAATTGATTTCCCCAAATATTTCCAGCAAATCAAATCCACTTCCATCCGGCATTTGTATATCCAGAAAAACGATCTGAGGTTTCTTTTCACGGATCAATTTAGCACCCTTTACTACCCCTTCCGCTTCTCCTATGATCTCCAGTTCCGGGCAGTAGCTGGCCAGATCAGCTGCCAAGGTATTTCTTGCTTCAGCTACATCATCAATAATTACTGCGGTCATCATAGTACGAAGCTAGGAAATTATCATCACAACTGCACGTGGAGATGGTCATCATGCCTTACCGCCCTGCAACCATGAAATCGCACCTTATTATAATTAAGGCCAAGTCTCTGTTTAAGATGGGGTTCCAGGAGAATTTTTCCCGCTCTGGAATCATTCACCAAAATTCTCACATAGGCTTTCATCCGAATTTCATCCAAAATCATTTTCTCTTCTGAAGTAGAGGGCATAAAGCGAGACATCAGATCGTACTGCCAATATCCTTGCTTTACACAATCTGCTGCTTTATCAATCTCTCCTTTTCTGGGCAAATCAGATCCTCCATAGCCCATAAAATTACGGGCCGTTCTATGAAGTGCATCCCCACTTTCAGCATCTTTATATAAAAAGGCTATGTCTGCTTTCTTTCCATCCGAGTGACTTAGATGGGGGACTAAGGGAAAACCCTTGAGGAAGGCTAGATTGGCATCCATATAAGCAATTACAGTCCCAGGATATTTCGCCTGCATCTTATCAGCACTATCCTGAAGTAAATCCTTCAATTCTGGACTCACATAATGTCGATTAAGAATGGCAGTAAAATAATTGAGAGGCTTTAGGTTTCCACTCAAGGGCAAAGGTACTCTTCCAAATGGTTTGGCGAGTAGGGGTAGAAGTATAAAACTGATGCAAAGATAGAAGAGCGTAAATCCAGCTATTTTCGCCAGAATTCTCTTTGACCTTTCCGGAAAGTGTTTTTTAAAATAAGGGCGAAAGCCTATGAATAATATATAAATAAGTCCTCCTAGCTGGGTGAGGATCGTCAATAATACGAAAGCCAGCAGACGTAAAAGCATACGAAAAAATCTGGCGAGGCTCATTTTATAATTGGCTTGGGAAGGAATCCCTATTGATAAAGCGGCGAATTGAGGAGGAATTCCTCAGTATCATTGTGCCTGATCAATTTTCCTTCTTTTATCTCAAGGATGCGGGAGGGGAACTTCTGGATTAAGGGATAGTCATGGGTAATGATCAATATGGCCGTACCATCTCTATTGATCTCTTGCAAGAGTCGCATAATTTCCATGCCTGCAGTTGGATCCAGATTCCCCGTAGGCTCATCAGCAATCAGGAGTTTGGGATCATTGATAAGAGAGCGGGCAATGGCTACTCTTTGTTGCTCCCCACCGGAAAGTTGGTAAGGATAAGCTTTCCCTTTACCTGCCATCCCCACTCGAATCAATACATCATTGAGTTTCTCCTTCATCGAGGAGCGATTTTTCCATCCCGAAGCCTTTAAAGCAAAAATGATATTTTCATTTACCGTTTTGTTGGGAAGGAGTTGAAAGTCCTGGAAAACGATTCCCAGCTTTCTCCTCAATAATGGGATCTGTTTTTTCTCAATATTATGTACAGAGAAAGAATCTACCTGAATAAAACCAGCATCGGGCTTAACATCTGCATAGATCAGGCGGGAGAAGGTACTCTTACCAGCACCTGTCTTACCAACCAGGTATACCCATTCACCCAAATTGATCTCACTCGAAATACCGTCAAGGACTTTTTGACCTCCAAAGGATACGGAGATCTCGTGCATGTGTACAATGATTCTGGTTCCTAACATGGGTCGCTTTTGCTCAGACTTCTACCTTCGTGATCTTGCCATAATCTTCCATATCGTCTATGGCTTTCTGGATAATGGCAGCCTGATCAGGATTGGGGACAACCTTACTCAGACGTTCTTTTCTATTGGGACGAAAATACCCAACCAGGGTAAGATTCTCATCTCTCAATTGAATATAGTCCGGGATTTTGGCTTTCCCTTTCACCTTCATGAGGTAGTAGGTTGGCATCTATCTAGTTTTTGAATATATCTCTATTCGTTCCGGCATTCCCGCCTGTTCCTGGTTTGGAACCCCGGTAACCGAACATGTCGTCATAATTGGTCGGAAGGACCATTGAGAGCAAGAGATACACAAAGATAGAAGCACCACCCGAAGCGAATAGGGAGGCGATGAAGGCAAAACGAATCAATACGGCAGAGATGCCAAAGTAATCCGCAATACCGCCTGCGACTCCGGAGAATACCCGATTGCTTCTGGAACGACGGAGACCTTTTTGTCTACCGGTCGTGAAGGTTTCGGCTCTTCGATAGTCGGTGCGATTTCGAGTGCTTCTATAAGAATTTTCAGTAGAGCGATCCTGTGTACGGGAACGACTCTTTTCTTCGTTTCTTGGGGGTGGCGGAGGTGCCGGTTTTGTCTTACGATATACGTTAAGTGCCGGGAAATTGAGTTCTTTCTTGCGGAAAGCGAGTCTCATGGTTTTGAAAAAACCATATCCCAGTGCAAGGTATCCGATTACAGAAAGGATGGGTACAAGCGCTTCAAAGAGATCCCCGATAACGGGAACCGTTCCTGCAAAGATGGTCGTAACCAGGAGACCGGCTCCTGCTACCAGCGCCATCATACCTGCAGCCCCTAATTGCGTACCCTGATCTTTAGCGACCTCTTCTTCCGCTTCTCTGATCTTTTCTATGTCATCATACATCAAAGAGGTGTCGAACTCTTCGATTATGCTACTTCTTCTTCTTGATCTTTCTCTGGCCATATATTTTGTGAGGAAATACGATTACAGTTCTTCACCTATAGTTTACGCAGAAATTTCGATAAGTTTTCAAGAAAATCAAAATGAGTAGGTCTTTCCTGAAATTATTTATTTGATTTTGCTGAATTAGTCAAGGGATAGGAACGTTTTTGCGTGTTGGAGTGTTAGGGTGTTAGCGTTTTAGAGAGGGTGTTCAGGTGTTCTTGTATTCTCGTGTTCTGGAAAAATCACTAGAACACGAGAACACCAGCGCACTATAACACTTTCTTTTGGCTGCTATATCTTCTTAATACTGCATAGATCACGAGTAATAAGAAAAAGCCTATGGCCAGCATCCACCAATTCTTTTCGAACCAATTGTCTTCGACGATGGGTTTGTCATCTCCGATGAGGGTAAAGCCTGCCCAGTAGAAGGGGTGGGCGTCAGCATGTTCGTTTAGATAATCAAGTTTGGCGAGTTGGAGGGCTTCGTCTTTGCCTTTGCCATCGGCGAGGTGCTGGTAGAAGCTTTCCATGAGGCGACGGGTAGCCGATTCCTGCACTTGCCAAAGGGACATGACCGTATTCGGACTACCGGCATGTGCAAAGGCTCGGGCCAGGGACATGATCCCCTCCCCTGCCTGGATTTTGCCTAAGCCCGTTTGGCAGGCTGACATAACGACCAATTCGGCATTAAGTCGCATATTGTAGATCTCATAGGCATGGAGTATTCCTTCATTAGTTGGGTTGGTGCTATCAGATATTCCAGCAGCCTCCAGCATCGATCGAGGTGTGAAAGCCAAACCGGAATACATAGGATCACAATCATCTGTAAATCCATGCATGGTTAAATGAAGGATACGATAATCATTGGCTATCTCTTTGAAGCGGGCTTCGCTGGCATTGAGGGTATCGAAGCGGGTCCCATTTATATTTGCCAGAATTTCATCCAGTTCCTGGCTAGACTGCGCTAGGTCTACGAAATCATCTTCATCAGGAAGTTCACATGTTTCTCCTCCTGCACTTTTAAAGGCTTGCACCAATTGGGATTTACTCATATAGGAAGGGGCAAAGGCAGCCATTAGGGCTTTATCTTCTGTTTCCTTGTCTTCCAGCAATTTCATCAGGGTAGCTGAGTAGGCCTGACGGATACTGAATTTCTTCATAAGAAATGGATAGCTGCGATAGTCGTAGATATCCTGCGGATACTCAGTCAATAGAGCATCCCAGGGAAGATAGCCAAGCTTGCCATCGGGAACGATGATGAGTTGGGGTTTTCCTTCGTGAGTAATTGGTTTTAATGAGTCCAGCAGCGGTTCTACAAGCACTTGGTACAAGTCATGAGCCTGCTGTGCATAATAGCTTCTAAATTCTTTATCGCTCTTGGGGGTAGTCTTTGAGCTCAGGAGAAATTGGTTTAATTCTACGTCGAAGTTTTCGGGTAAGTTGAGCTTTTGGAAGCTGACATCATCGCGATTGATGGCGAAGGCGTAAAGGGCGGTGTCTGTGCGGAAGTATTCGAGAAGGGTTTCTGAGGGAGAAAGGGTGGATTGGAGTTCCCCAAGGGAGATTACTTTTGTGTTGTATTTGGAGCGTGCGAAGGCGGGGTGGGTTTCATTTAAATTTTCAATGATTTTATCATTTCGCTGGTGATAGTAATGAAGACTATCTTTGATTGAATTCTTATTTAACTCCGTTTTAGAGAATCTTGAATCATCGAATTTTAATAATGACTTAAAATACAGAATTTTAGCTTCCAGGAAATGTAATTCATTCTCAATTTCATCGTTGGGCAAGAAGGTGGAAATCTTGCTCAATTCATTAAGATTAAGATATAAATCATTTGATTTAGCCTTTTCAGAAAACAAGAAACTTTGGTTCAATATTTTTTTGATCTCCTTTTTATTAGAAATTTCGTAGCCAGCCCAAATACCAATACCGTATATTTCTTTTCTTCCTTCCAGAAATGTAAACCTGTCCCTACCTTGATTAATTACCAATTTCATAGAATCGATAACTTGATCAGCCAGGGAACTTACTTTCATACTCTTTTCTAGAAGATCATAAGATTTATGGAATGTGTATGATCGAGATAGGATTTTCGCCTTCATTTGGAGCGATAATAAAGAGTAAATATCTATGTCTTTCTCTTGTATATATTCAGACATAGATGGATAATTTTTTTCGAACTCTAAAAATTCAGTATCAACTAAACTTTTGTCAATATAGTTGACTGCGGAATCATAGCTTTCTATGTTAAAAAAGGCAGAAGAAATTCTTTCATCCAAGACCTTCTCTCTAAGACTTTTTTTCCCATTTGATGCTAGTAAAGATTTTGCCTTTTTATATTCTTTCAATGCCCTATGAAAATCATTCTTCAACAAGAACAGGTCTCCAAAATACTGATAAAGCAAAGCTTGCTTAGGTTTATTTTCTATAAAATCCTTTGAGTATTTATATCCATCTAATGCCTTATTCAAAAATTGTTCTCCCTTATCTGTTTCTGCAGATTTTATAAATTTCATTGCAATTGTAAAATCAAAATCGGGAATCAATTTTGCCATATTGGGGCTAGATTTCAAAATCTCACTAGCTTCTTGGTAGTATCCTAAAATTTCTTCTATTTCCGTATGACCATAAGGAAGGTTTGCTAAATTTTGGAGAATTCTCAGTTTCTTATTTTTGTTCTTTTCAAAACCCAAATTCTCATACAGCCTAAACGATTTCTGGAATGCTTCTTTTGCCCTGGTAAAATTGTTTTGACTTAACCATGCATATGCGGAATAATTAAGAATTTCGGCTTCTTTTGCCTTGGATACTTTCCTTGTAGAATAAATTTCATCGCTCCTTTTAAATGCCTTTAATGCAGCATAAGGTTTTTGTGAATAAACCATATTCATGCCCAAATCTTGAAAGTACCTAGCCTTTCTAGGAGCATTCTCAGGGAAAAAATTTATAAGAATAGAATCTATTTTGGATAGATAATACCGTGATTCTCTATACTTTCCCTTTGCAAGATATAACCATTGAAGTTTTGACAACAAATCAACTTCCAATGCATTTCCATAACTAGAATTTATAGGGAAGAACTCAATTAAATATGCAACATCCTCTATTTTTGTAATAACCTCATTTGAAATATTGTGTGAAATTTTAAGGTATTGACTCTTTATGAATTCGAGCGAATCCAACCTATCCATCCCCATATTTAATTTAATCGCCAGGTTTATTTTTTCAATAGAACTGCTCCAATCTTGATCTCGAAGTGCTAGTCGTGCCTGATGATTAATATGTCTTATTAATGAAGAATTGGCCGTACCTTTACTTCCATCTGTGTTAGTTGATTTAAGCAGGCTATCTATAACATGGGTTCTACCCAATTCGAAACAAGTTTCAATATAATTTTGAAAAGCTTCTTCACGATCGATTTTGGTGTTATTATCAATTGAGAAAAATTGTGCATAATGGTGATACGCACTGTCCCACATGAATAAGTTGAAATATTCACTTGCTAATTCAATATTTGAATTAGAAACATTTAACAATTCCTTATCGTCCTGGGTATTCTCAGTCAGACAAGAAATAGTCAAAATCAAGAGTCCTGCTAAAAATACTCTAAAAGACACTACTCGTAAAATTCAATAAAATTCAGGATTTCGGGTATTTTCGAAGAATTGCAACGTATTCTCAAAAAGGAACTCTCATTCATCTTAATAATATAAGTCCTGATAAAGGTCTGATGTTCAAGGTAAAAGCCCTGGGTACTAAGTCCATTAGGACCTTTCAAATCATAATTGACATCTACCCTGACTGGCTTAGGGTTAATATTATTATCAATTTGAATTTGATGATCATAATAATCTCGGATTTGGGTAAAAGCATCTGAGACTCCTAAACTGCTATAATCAAACTTTGCAATAGTTATCCCGCTATCTGCATCAGCTTTTTGAAAATTAAAGTAAAGCAAATTCCCAGTTGGTATTGATTCCTCATTATTCACTTCATTTAATTCAAAAATAGACGCATAGATCCTTTCTGCATTTTCAGGATTGGCATCATGGTAGGCATCTCCACCACCTGGAGGAGGAGGTAAATTACAAGCAGGAAGGCCTTCATCAGGGCTAGCATTGCCATTTACAAAAATACCGGTGACTAAGGTATCATGTCCAATAAATGTATTATAATCCACACCAACGGCTAATAATTCTCCACTCCATACATCATAAAAATTCCCCAAATCTCCGTAACAATCTTGGGAAGCTTCAGGACATTGTATGTTTCCACTTTCCATGCAGATCCGTAGTTTCACTGCAGGTGTATCAGGAAAACACGAAGTCTCACAATCTCCACAACACGTGCAGGATGACAAAATCCCACTGACTAATAAAACAATCAATAGGTTTTTATATCCCAATTTTACAAACTTATTTTTTGATTCCATTGTAGTATGATTTTTTAGCAAAGTCGAAATTATCGGGGATCAATTTATCTGATTGAAGCTGTTGAATGAGATTGTTAATGTATTCAATCAATATTGGATCCTGAGTTTTTCTCTTGGTTTTAGACAAATATTTACCATTGTAATTTGCTTGTATAGCTGCAATGGCTGTGATAGCTCTCAATCTTGCGATCTTATTGATATTATTAAGGTTTTCTATCGGAGATATAGGAGAAATTTTCAAATCATTACTGTTGACCCAATCAATAAATTTAAATGAGATTATTTGGTATCTCTGATAAATATTTGCTATTAAATGTCGTGGCAAACCATACTCCACAACATCTTGCAAAAACGGAATGGCATCCTCCCCAAGAAGAAGAATCTGGTTTAACTCTCCATCAAGACATTCCTCACAAAGCAAAAATGGCATTGAATTACGTTCTATCAGACTTTTGTCTAATGGAACTACTTTTTTACTACAAGAGATTAAACTTATAGAAAACAGAATTACAATTGAACAGGTGAATTTCATGTTTCAGTTATTGAGCCCAACACATGGACACTCTTTGTCATACCGATAAAAGGTATCAGTATGCCATTCTTCACAAGCACGACACGCTTGATTAAGCCTTAATCCATTAAGAATTAGCGAAGAATATGGTTTTATGTTCATTCGCGTTATTTGCCCTAAAGTAAATTCAAATCTCCCGACAGCTCCCGAATTCATGAAATTATCGGAAACTGTAACATTACTAATACTGTTATATTCACAATCTAATACCCCACTTGCTCCAATATGTTCTAAGCCGAAACTATGACCAAATTCATGAGTAAGTGTCTCGGAGATAGCATTCCGAACATCAATGATTATTATATTTTCAAAAATATAAACTCCTCTTCTAGAAGCTGGAACAGTTCGCGTGATAGGATTATTATTATCATCTAATGCTGAAATAGTAGAAGGAGGATGCAAATAATATACATTCAGTGCATTTTCAACAAAGTGGTTTGTCAAGCTAAATGTGTTTTTGAATTGTCTTTCAATAAGAGGCCTACGAGGATTACTAGCATGGTAAATAAGACTACTAAGCTGTTCCATTAAATTATCATCATCTACATTGGTGATAACAGCATTATTTACTACTCCTCTAAGATTGATTCCCGTTTGATATCTCTCGAAATTACAAGCTGCAAGCCCAAATTCCGAACTTATTTTTGAACTCCTATCTATTGATATTCCCATAGGAGTTACATTAAATAACTTAACTACTGGTTCATGCCTAGGTTTGAGGCTGATATAATAACTTCCATTAAGGCCACTATTTAAGGTCACGTGGCAAAGCTGATTTTTTCGATTATAAATGAATAATTCAGTGTTCGGCCTATCTGATTGTAGGTTTGGGACATTAAAGAAATAAATTACTTTTCCTGGATTATTAGATTCTATATAGTGAAATGGCCAATACAAATTATCATTAAGATGATTTCCGTTTGAATCATAACCATCGATCGAAAGAGTAGGCCTGTAAAAGTAGTTATCTGGATTTGGTAAAGGATTGGCCATGTTGAATGGAGTGGCCTCTACGCAAATGAGACTCCTAAAATAAAAAGGTCTAGGTA includes:
- a CDS encoding DUF58 domain-containing protein; the encoded protein is MQKSAIKYLDPLVVSRLKNIEIKAKLIVEGFITGMHKSPYHGFSVEFAEHRPYNPGESLKNIDWKVYGKTNKLFSKRFEEETNLRCQVVLDVSDSMRYPQKGMSKMEYGAYLSAALQYLMINQRDAAGMTLFDEEITFFAPAKSRYSWLVPIFKKLEEVVQSATQFTKRTATAKILHTVARKFNRRSFVVLITDLFNQIEDGDELFKALQHLRHEKHEVLVFHLLDRDTEENFEFPNRPIILKDLESGEKIEVLPNQIRGKYQEMMKAFKARFKQRCYEFSIDFVEVDIKQSYDKVLTDYLVKRRSLQ
- a CDS encoding LytTR family DNA-binding domain-containing protein, which encodes MMTAVIIDDVAEARNTLAADLASYCPELEIIGEAEGVVKGAKLIREKKPQIVFLDIQMPDGSGFDLLEIFGEINFGVIFTTASDAYAIQAFRFSAIDYLLKPIDPDDLLAAVEKARKSLGSQQERLDLLLDNVKEKKPMNRLALNTLEKIHVVHLSEIIRCESSTNYTIFYFKGGRQLLVTKTLKEFDGMLSDSGFMRVHQSHLVNTEYIREFVKIDGGYIVMADDSNVPVSSRKKSQVMQQISEL
- a CDS encoding ATP-binding cassette domain-containing protein yields the protein MHEISVSFGGQKVLDGISSEINLGEWVYLVGKTGAGKSTFSRLIYADVKPDAGFIQVDSFSVHNIEKKQIPLLRRKLGIVFQDFQLLPNKTVNENIIFALKASGWKNRSSMKEKLNDVLIRVGMAGKGKAYPYQLSGGEQQRVAIARSLINDPKLLIADEPTGNLDPTAGMEIMRLLQEINRDGTAILIITHDYPLIQKFPSRILEIKEGKLIRHNDTEEFLLNSPLYQ
- a CDS encoding fructose-6-phosphate aldolase; translated protein: MPTYYLMKVKGKAKIPDYIQLRDENLTLVGYFRPNRKERLSKVVPNPDQAAIIQKAIDDMEDYGKITKVEV
- a CDS encoding PspC domain-containing protein; this translates as MARERSRRRSSIIEEFDTSLMYDDIEKIREAEEEVAKDQGTQLGAAGMMALVAGAGLLVTTIFAGTVPVIGDLFEALVPILSVIGYLALGYGFFKTMRLAFRKKELNFPALNVYRKTKPAPPPPPRNEEKSRSRTQDRSTENSYRSTRNRTDYRRAETFTTGRQKGLRRSRSNRVFSGVAGGIADYFGISAVLIRFAFIASLFASGGASIFVYLLLSMVLPTNYDDMFGYRGSKPGTGGNAGTNRDIFKN
- a CDS encoding CHAT domain-containing protein, whose product is MSFRVFLAGLLILTISCLTENTQDDKELLNVSNSNIELASEYFNLFMWDSAYHHYAQFFSIDNNTKIDREEAFQNYIETCFELGRTHVIDSLLKSTNTDGSKGTANSSLIRHINHQARLALRDQDWSSSIEKINLAIKLNMGMDRLDSLEFIKSQYLKISHNISNEVITKIEDVAYLIEFFPINSSYGNALEVDLLSKLQWLYLAKGKYRESRYYLSKIDSILINFFPENAPRKARYFQDLGMNMVYSQKPYAALKAFKRSDEIYSTRKVSKAKEAEILNYSAYAWLSQNNFTRAKEAFQKSFRLYENLGFEKNKNKKLRILQNLANLPYGHTEIEEILGYYQEASEILKSSPNMAKLIPDFDFTIAMKFIKSAETDKGEQFLNKALDGYKYSKDFIENKPKQALLYQYFGDLFLLKNDFHRALKEYKKAKSLLASNGKKSLREKVLDERISSAFFNIESYDSAVNYIDKSLVDTEFLEFEKNYPSMSEYIQEKDIDIYSLLSLQMKAKILSRSYTFHKSYDLLEKSMKVSSLADQVIDSMKLVINQGRDRFTFLEGRKEIYGIGIWAGYEISNKKEIKKILNQSFLFSEKAKSNDLYLNLNELSKISTFLPNDEIENELHFLEAKILYFKSLLKFDDSRFSKTELNKNSIKDSLHYYHQRNDKIIENLNETHPAFARSKYNTKVISLGELQSTLSPSETLLEYFRTDTALYAFAINRDDVSFQKLNLPENFDVELNQFLLSSKTTPKSDKEFRSYYAQQAHDLYQVLVEPLLDSLKPITHEGKPQLIIVPDGKLGYLPWDALLTEYPQDIYDYRSYPFLMKKFSIRQAYSATLMKLLEDKETEDKALMAAFAPSYMSKSQLVQAFKSAGGETCELPDEDDFVDLAQSSQELDEILANINGTRFDTLNASEARFKEIANDYRILHLTMHGFTDDCDPMYSGLAFTPRSMLEAAGISDSTNPTNEGILHAYEIYNMRLNAELVVMSACQTGLGKIQAGEGIMSLARAFAHAGSPNTVMSLWQVQESATRRLMESFYQHLADGKGKDEALQLAKLDYLNEHADAHPFYWAGFTLIGDDKPIVEDNWFEKNWWMLAIGFFLLLVIYAVLRRYSSQKKVL